In Danaus plexippus chromosome 14, MEX_DaPlex, whole genome shotgun sequence, a single genomic region encodes these proteins:
- the LOC116769684 gene encoding uncharacterized oxidoreductase YtbE-like isoform X1 yields the protein MADQNFADVKFTLRNGIKMPAVGLGTFRIRDPAVVYSAVDSALAVGYRLFDTAAVYQNERFLGDALRDLLPKYGLQRSDIYVTTKLSPSDQSAELVPKAFSKSLENLGLQYIDLYLIHFPGAARINSSDPKNEALRNETWNAITKLYDTGKVKAIGVSNFTVRHLRQLQKSSTIEPMVNQVEWHPHYYESDLLEYCNKHNIRLQAYCSFGGQAIRNNSLMEDPVVRDISAKHNATPAQVLLTWALQRGIAVIPKSVTPQRIKENIQLSMRMSPEELSLLDSLRNNGLKYAWDPNPIA from the exons atggCTGACCAAAATTTCGCTGACGTGAAGTTTACATTAAGAAACGGAATTAAGATGCCGGCTGTTGgtt TAGGAACTTTTCGTATACGTGACCCTGCGGTAGTCTACAGCGCTGTCGACAGCGCCTTGGCAGTCGGCTATCGCTTGTTTG atacagCTGCAGTATACCAGAACGAACGCTTTTTGGGTGACGCATTACGTGATCTATTACCCAAGTACGGTCTGCAACGTAGTGATATTTACGTCACAACTAAATTGT CGCCGTCCGATCAGAGCGCTGAGCTTGTCCCGAAAGCATTCAGTAAATCATTAGAAAACTTAGGTCTTCAGTATattgatttgtatttaatacattttcctGGTGCGGCTAGAATCAACTCGAGCGATCCTAAAAACGAGGCATTAAGGAACGAGACTTGGAACGCTATCACAAAACTTTACGATACAGGCAAGGTGAAAGCAATTGGAGTATCAAATTTCACTGTGAGACACTTAAGGCAATTACAGAAATCATCGACGATAGAGCCGATGGTTAATCAG GTCGAATGGCATCCGCATTATTACGAAAGTGATCTCTTGGAATATTGTAACAAACATAACATAAGACTTCAAGCATACTGTTCGTTTGGGGGTCAAGCGATCAGAAATAATTCTTTGATGGAGGACCCTGTAGTTAGAGATATTTCTGCAAAACATAATGCAACACCAGCACAAGTGCTGTTAACATGGGCGCTGCAACGGGGCATAGCAGTTATCCCTAAATCCGTAACACCTCAGAgaatcaaagaaaatattcagcTCAGTATGAGAATGTCTCCAGAGGAACTGTCCTTATTAGATTCTCTTAGGAATAACGGCCTTAAATATGCTTGGGATCCCAATCCTATTGCTTGA
- the LOC116769684 gene encoding 9,11-endoperoxide prostaglandin H2 reductase-like isoform X2, with amino-acid sequence MFNLRTFRIRDPAVVYSAVDSALAVGYRLFDTAAVYQNERFLGDALRDLLPKYGLQRSDIYVTTKLSPSDQSAELVPKAFSKSLENLGLQYIDLYLIHFPGAARINSSDPKNEALRNETWNAITKLYDTGKVKAIGVSNFTVRHLRQLQKSSTIEPMVNQVEWHPHYYESDLLEYCNKHNIRLQAYCSFGGQAIRNNSLMEDPVVRDISAKHNATPAQVLLTWALQRGIAVIPKSVTPQRIKENIQLSMRMSPEELSLLDSLRNNGLKYAWDPNPIA; translated from the exons ATGTTCAACCTTA GAACTTTTCGTATACGTGACCCTGCGGTAGTCTACAGCGCTGTCGACAGCGCCTTGGCAGTCGGCTATCGCTTGTTTG atacagCTGCAGTATACCAGAACGAACGCTTTTTGGGTGACGCATTACGTGATCTATTACCCAAGTACGGTCTGCAACGTAGTGATATTTACGTCACAACTAAATTGT CGCCGTCCGATCAGAGCGCTGAGCTTGTCCCGAAAGCATTCAGTAAATCATTAGAAAACTTAGGTCTTCAGTATattgatttgtatttaatacattttcctGGTGCGGCTAGAATCAACTCGAGCGATCCTAAAAACGAGGCATTAAGGAACGAGACTTGGAACGCTATCACAAAACTTTACGATACAGGCAAGGTGAAAGCAATTGGAGTATCAAATTTCACTGTGAGACACTTAAGGCAATTACAGAAATCATCGACGATAGAGCCGATGGTTAATCAG GTCGAATGGCATCCGCATTATTACGAAAGTGATCTCTTGGAATATTGTAACAAACATAACATAAGACTTCAAGCATACTGTTCGTTTGGGGGTCAAGCGATCAGAAATAATTCTTTGATGGAGGACCCTGTAGTTAGAGATATTTCTGCAAAACATAATGCAACACCAGCACAAGTGCTGTTAACATGGGCGCTGCAACGGGGCATAGCAGTTATCCCTAAATCCGTAACACCTCAGAgaatcaaagaaaatattcagcTCAGTATGAGAATGTCTCCAGAGGAACTGTCCTTATTAGATTCTCTTAGGAATAACGGCCTTAAATATGCTTGGGATCCCAATCCTATTGCTTGA